From one Syngnathoides biaculeatus isolate LvHL_M chromosome 12, ASM1980259v1, whole genome shotgun sequence genomic stretch:
- the cryzl1 gene encoding quinone oxidoreductase-like protein 1 isoform X2, producing MKGLFCRINGSELKFVTQETTLPEVLGGHDVRIHVKACGLSPLDLKFLEDMGLQGDAIPLGREVTGIVQRVGPKVTFFQPDDEVVGILPLDSVCSGLSDVIDINEQYLVEKPSKLSCTSVAAALEDGLRAYTALHTHARMAAGQTLLVLDGASSFGLMCIQLASYHGVKVLTTSRSQEQHSFLEQLRPSVGVQEPLVARVIPVHKNPSKLLPAVLEETGGLGVDIVVDQGVSLREKEQPEEEEEEEEEEEAATFLPHKHDIISVLAVGGHWVTSQQDLQLDPPDSRLMFLKSASVSFLNSQVWLASSSQQGRYLHILRDIVEKMSSGVLRPQPEEAVPLQDAAAAMENVQLQHKKKAVVEM from the exons ATGAAAGGTTTATTTTGCCGTATTAACGGCAGCGAGCTCAAATTCGTCACACAGGAAACG ACGCTTCCCGAGGTCCTCGGTGGCCATGACGTCAGGATCCACGTGAAGGCGTGTGGCCTCAGCCCGCTGGACCTCAAG TTTCTCGAAGACATGGGACTGCAGGGAGATGCCATTCCCCTCGGCAGGGAGGTGACCGGCATCGTACAGCGAG TCGGTCCCAAAGTCACCTTCTTCCAACCGGATGACGAGGTTGTAG GTATTCTTCCGCTGGACTCCGTCTGCTCGGGACTCAGTGATGTCATCGACATTAATGAACAGTATTTAG TTGAGAAGCCGTCCAAATTGAGCTGCACGAGCGTGGCGGCGGCGCTGGAGGACGGCCTGCGCGCGTACACCGCCCTCCACACCCACGCCCGCATGGCGGCCGGACAGACGCTCCTGGTGTTGGACGGCGCCAGT TCTTTTGGCCTGATGTGCATCCAGCTGGCGTCTTACCACGGCGTGAAGGTTCTGACCACGTCACGCTCGCAGGAGCAGCACAGCTTCTTGGAGCAGCTGAGGCCCAGCGTAG GTGTTCAGGAACCTCTTGTGG CGAGGGTGATTCCCGTCCACAAAAACCCGTCGAAGCTTCTCCCGGCGGTTCTGGAGGAGACGGGGGGTCTGGGAGTGGACATAGTTGTGGACCAGggag TTAGTCTGCGAGAAAAAGAGCAaccagaagaggaggaggaggaggaggaggaggaagaggcggCGACGTTTCTCCCGCACAAGCACGACATCATCAGTGTGTTGGCAGTGGGCGGCCACTGGGTCACGTCCCAGCAGGACCTCCAA TTGGATCCTCCCGACAGCAGGTTGATGTTCTTGAAGTCAGCCTCCGTGTCCTTCCTCAACTCTCAAGTGTGGTTGGCTTCGTCTTCCCAGCAGGGTCGATACCTCC ATATTCTTCGGGACATCGTGGAGAAGATGTCGTCTGGGGTACTCAG
- the cryzl1 gene encoding quinone oxidoreductase-like protein 1 isoform X3: MKGLFCRINGSELKFVTQETTLPEVLGGHDVRIHVKACGLSPLDLKFLEDMGLQGDAIPLGREVTGIVQRVGPKVTFFQPDDEVVGILPLDSVCSGLSDVIDINEQYLVEKPSKLSCTSVAAALEDGLRAYTALHTHARMAAGQTLLVLDGASSFGLMCIQLASYHGVKVLTTSRSQEQHSFLEQLRPSVGVQEPLVARVIPVHKNPSKLLPAVLEETGGLGVDIVVDQGVCEKKSNQKRRRRRRRRKRRRRFSRTSTTSSLDPPDSRLMFLKSASVSFLNSQVWLASSSQQGRYLHILRDIVEKMSSGVLRPQPEEAVPLQDAAAAMENVQLQHKKKAVVEM; encoded by the exons ATGAAAGGTTTATTTTGCCGTATTAACGGCAGCGAGCTCAAATTCGTCACACAGGAAACG ACGCTTCCCGAGGTCCTCGGTGGCCATGACGTCAGGATCCACGTGAAGGCGTGTGGCCTCAGCCCGCTGGACCTCAAG TTTCTCGAAGACATGGGACTGCAGGGAGATGCCATTCCCCTCGGCAGGGAGGTGACCGGCATCGTACAGCGAG TCGGTCCCAAAGTCACCTTCTTCCAACCGGATGACGAGGTTGTAG GTATTCTTCCGCTGGACTCCGTCTGCTCGGGACTCAGTGATGTCATCGACATTAATGAACAGTATTTAG TTGAGAAGCCGTCCAAATTGAGCTGCACGAGCGTGGCGGCGGCGCTGGAGGACGGCCTGCGCGCGTACACCGCCCTCCACACCCACGCCCGCATGGCGGCCGGACAGACGCTCCTGGTGTTGGACGGCGCCAGT TCTTTTGGCCTGATGTGCATCCAGCTGGCGTCTTACCACGGCGTGAAGGTTCTGACCACGTCACGCTCGCAGGAGCAGCACAGCTTCTTGGAGCAGCTGAGGCCCAGCGTAG GTGTTCAGGAACCTCTTGTGG CGAGGGTGATTCCCGTCCACAAAAACCCGTCGAAGCTTCTCCCGGCGGTTCTGGAGGAGACGGGGGGTCTGGGAGTGGACATAGTTGTGGACCAGggag TCTGCGAGAAAAAGAGCAaccagaagaggaggaggaggaggaggaggaggaagaggcggCGACGTTTCTCCCGCACAAGCACGACATCATCA TTGGATCCTCCCGACAGCAGGTTGATGTTCTTGAAGTCAGCCTCCGTGTCCTTCCTCAACTCTCAAGTGTGGTTGGCTTCGTCTTCCCAGCAGGGTCGATACCTCC ATATTCTTCGGGACATCGTGGAGAAGATGTCGTCTGGGGTACTCAG